The Moorena producens PAL-8-15-08-1 genomic interval ACTGCGGGGAGAAAGTTCCCAAAAAACTAAAAGACCGCACCCATTCCTGTTCTCATTGTGGGTACACAGAAGATAGGGATGTAAATGCGGCTAAAAATATCTTGAAATTGGCGGTGGGGCATCCCGTCTGTAGTAAAGCTTACCGAGCATCCAAGGCGTTGGCCGGAGTTGGTAAGAAGCCCACACTGAACTTGTAAAAGTCAGTGTGGGAGTATGTCACATGATCAAAGAGCAGACACTAGCAGCTGGGTGATTCAAAGCACGTTTATGATGCAATATCGAAGATTTGGGCGTACAGAATTACAGATGCCAGTCTTTTCCTGTGGTGGTATGCGATACCAGTTCAAGTGGCAGGATGTTCCCAAGGAGCAAATTCCCCAAGATCATCAACAGAATCTCGAAGCAACAATCCGCCGTTCTGTAGAGCTTGGCATTCATCACATAGAAACTGCTCGTGGCTACGGTACTTCTGAGATGCAATTAGGAGAGATTTTGCCAAAATTTCCCCGAGAACAACTGATTGTTCAGACTAAAGTTACTCCTAAGCCTGACCCCAAAGAGTTTCGTCGTAAGTTTAATCAATCCCTCGCTTTCCTAAAACTTGACTATGTTGACCTACTGGGAATCCATGGGATTAATACCCCTGAGTTGCTAGATCAGACTATCCGTCCTGGTGGTTATTTAGATGTAGCGCGACAGCTTAAAGCAGAGGGTAAGGTACGGTTTATTGGATTCTCGACTCATGGTCCTACAGATGTGATTGTTAAAACCATTGAAACGGACCAGTTTGACTACGTTAACTTGCACTGGTATTACATTAATCAGTTAAATTGGCCTGCCATTGAAGCCGCTACTCGTCACGATATGGGGGTGTTCATCATTAGCCCTTCCGATAAAGGGGGTATGCTCTATAAACCACCACAACGGTTAGTGGAACTTTGTGCTCCCCTTAGCCCAATGGTATTTAATGATTTGTTTTGTTTGAGCCATCCCGAGGTCCATACCTTGAGTCTAGGCGCATCTCGACCATCAGATTTTGATGAACACCTCAAAACTGTAAAACTTCTGGAGCGCTCAGAAGAAGTATTACCGCCGATTTTAGAGCGTTTGGAATCAGAAGCGATCGCAAAATTAGGAGAAGACTGGTTCCGAAGTTGGGACATTGGCTTACCCACCCATTCAGAAACCCCAGGCGGTATCAATATTCCAGTGATTTTGTGGTTGAGGAATTTAGCGATCGCGTACGATCTGGTAGAGTATGCGAAAATGCGCTACAACCTCTTAACTAATGCGGGTCACTGGTTTCCTGGTGCCCAAGCCAATCGGGTCAGAGAATTAGACCTGAGGCAGTGTTTGCGTAACAGTCCTAATGCTGATACAATACCAGATTTTTTGGAAGATGCCCATAACTTATTAGGGGGTGAACCAGTCAAACGCCTCTCCCAACAATAATT includes:
- a CDS encoding aldo/keto reductase, with translation MQYRRFGRTELQMPVFSCGGMRYQFKWQDVPKEQIPQDHQQNLEATIRRSVELGIHHIETARGYGTSEMQLGEILPKFPREQLIVQTKVTPKPDPKEFRRKFNQSLAFLKLDYVDLLGIHGINTPELLDQTIRPGGYLDVARQLKAEGKVRFIGFSTHGPTDVIVKTIETDQFDYVNLHWYYINQLNWPAIEAATRHDMGVFIISPSDKGGMLYKPPQRLVELCAPLSPMVFNDLFCLSHPEVHTLSLGASRPSDFDEHLKTVKLLERSEEVLPPILERLESEAIAKLGEDWFRSWDIGLPTHSETPGGINIPVILWLRNLAIAYDLVEYAKMRYNLLTNAGHWFPGAQANRVRELDLRQCLRNSPNADTIPDFLEDAHNLLGGEPVKRLSQQ